The Pseudarthrobacter sulfonivorans genome includes a window with the following:
- a CDS encoding amino acid permease yields the protein MTVPTYTERRPAPPAGRPGLAAQLLRRKPIGQMVNEAETGHGGTRLVRSFGVFQLTMISVGATLGTGILVILGESVPLAGPAIWISFAIAGLAALLSAVSYAEMAGLVPVAGSSYSYSYATLGEGMAWICGWCLVLEYAVSVAAVSVGAGQYVNESLAVFGQFLPDAISQPPGDGGVVNIPAMVIVLLAMVLLVRGAKESAWINTVIVVVKVGILIFFCAVAFTAFSAGNFEPLLPMGAAGVSAAASSVFFSYIGFDAASTAGEEARNPKRDLPRAIMLSMLIVTTIYVLVAVAAVGARPWGWFDGNEAALVKILEETTGQPWIALVFAVGAVLAIASIVLTVLYGQTRILLSMARDGLIPKIFGRVSARTGTPVAGTLIVGILVAVTAGLVPLGALADATSIGTLFAFALVNVAVIYLRRTRPELKRTFRVPLFPLTPILGALMCAYLMANLGADTWVTFGIWMLVGLAAYFGYGRRNSRVAALSHEEYCELSRPESSTLSTPEQTKAELS from the coding sequence ATGACTGTGCCCACCTACACAGAACGCCGGCCGGCACCTCCTGCCGGCCGGCCCGGCCTGGCCGCGCAGCTGCTGCGCCGCAAGCCGATCGGACAGATGGTCAATGAAGCCGAAACAGGCCACGGCGGAACCCGCCTGGTCCGCAGCTTCGGCGTTTTCCAGCTGACAATGATCAGTGTCGGCGCCACCCTGGGGACCGGCATCCTGGTCATCCTCGGCGAATCCGTTCCCTTGGCCGGGCCGGCGATCTGGATCTCCTTCGCCATCGCTGGACTCGCCGCCTTGCTGTCGGCAGTGTCCTACGCCGAAATGGCCGGTCTCGTTCCGGTGGCAGGCTCCAGCTATTCCTACAGCTACGCCACTTTGGGCGAGGGCATGGCCTGGATCTGTGGCTGGTGCCTCGTGCTCGAATACGCAGTCTCGGTCGCGGCAGTGTCAGTTGGGGCCGGCCAGTACGTGAACGAGTCCCTGGCGGTCTTCGGCCAGTTCCTGCCCGACGCAATCTCCCAGCCCCCAGGAGACGGCGGGGTCGTGAATATCCCGGCAATGGTCATCGTTCTGCTCGCCATGGTCTTGCTGGTTCGCGGCGCCAAGGAAAGCGCCTGGATTAACACCGTCATCGTGGTGGTCAAGGTGGGAATCCTGATCTTCTTCTGCGCAGTGGCTTTCACCGCCTTCAGCGCCGGCAACTTCGAGCCTCTCCTGCCTATGGGCGCAGCCGGTGTCTCAGCCGCCGCTTCCAGCGTCTTCTTCTCGTACATCGGCTTCGACGCGGCATCCACGGCCGGTGAGGAAGCCCGCAATCCCAAGCGCGACCTGCCGCGGGCCATCATGCTCTCCATGCTGATCGTCACCACCATCTATGTCCTGGTTGCCGTGGCCGCCGTCGGCGCCCGTCCCTGGGGCTGGTTCGATGGTAACGAAGCAGCACTCGTGAAGATCCTTGAGGAAACCACCGGGCAGCCGTGGATCGCCCTGGTCTTCGCCGTCGGCGCAGTCCTGGCCATCGCCAGCATCGTGCTGACTGTCCTTTACGGACAGACCCGCATTCTTCTCTCCATGGCGCGCGACGGGCTCATTCCAAAAATCTTCGGCCGGGTCTCCGCGAGGACCGGCACTCCGGTTGCCGGCACCCTGATCGTGGGCATCCTCGTGGCAGTCACGGCCGGCCTGGTTCCACTCGGCGCCCTGGCTGACGCCACGAGCATTGGCACCCTGTTCGCCTTCGCCCTGGTCAACGTGGCAGTAATCTACCTGCGCCGCACCAGGCCCGAGCTGAAGCGCACCTTCCGGGTCCCGCTCTTCCCCCTGACTCCGATTCTCGGCGCCCTGATGTGCGCTTACCTCATGGCCAACCTGGGCGCCGACACCTGGGTGACGTTCGGAATCTGGATGCTGGTGGGCCTGGCGGCCTACTTCGGCTACGGTCGACGGAACTCCAGGGTAGCGGCGCTGAGCCACGAGGAATACTGTGAGCTGAGCAGGCCGGAATCTTCAACGCTGTCCACCCCCGAACAAACTAAGGCAGAGCTTTCATGA
- the alr gene encoding alanine racemase, producing the protein MRRNAQQNSAPSVALSGRVSVDLAAISDNVRALRALSPAPHFMAVVKGNAYGHGLVEVAEAALAAGADWLGTAQLTEALALRRAGITAPVLSWLYLATASSEIIREAVENDVDMSLGSPAQLDVVAGIARTLGRPAAVHLELDSGLSRGGARAEDWPDLVAAARNAELEGTLTVRGIWTHLAWADVPAHPGNAAAVDAFGEAVRQAREGGLEPELRHVSSSANILDRPEFAFDMVRAGLAIYGLAPADHLDPADFGLRPALTVTAPVVLVKKVPAGTGVSYEHQAITHEARYLGLIPLGYADGIPKGISGRSIVQLGGRRVPVIGKVCMDQFMVDLGPEACGVSVGDTAVLFGDPDTGAASADEWGSAIGSHGDEIINRIAPRLPRAYECPDYQDPEVSVPHVA; encoded by the coding sequence ATGAGACGTAATGCACAACAGAACAGCGCACCTTCGGTAGCGCTTTCCGGCCGGGTCAGCGTTGATCTGGCCGCGATTTCCGATAATGTCCGCGCCCTCCGGGCACTCAGTCCCGCGCCGCATTTCATGGCGGTGGTGAAAGGCAATGCCTATGGCCACGGGCTTGTCGAGGTGGCGGAGGCTGCCCTCGCTGCCGGCGCCGACTGGCTCGGAACGGCACAGCTCACGGAGGCTCTTGCGCTACGCCGCGCAGGCATCACGGCGCCAGTGCTGTCCTGGCTGTACCTCGCCACAGCGTCCAGCGAGATCATTCGCGAAGCTGTGGAAAACGACGTCGACATGTCCTTGGGCAGCCCCGCCCAACTCGACGTAGTGGCCGGCATCGCCCGCACGCTCGGAAGGCCGGCCGCGGTCCACCTTGAGCTGGACAGCGGGTTGAGCCGCGGCGGCGCACGCGCGGAAGACTGGCCTGACCTTGTGGCCGCTGCACGCAACGCCGAGCTCGAGGGGACCCTCACTGTCCGGGGTATCTGGACCCACCTGGCCTGGGCCGACGTACCGGCCCACCCCGGGAACGCCGCAGCGGTGGACGCCTTCGGGGAAGCCGTACGGCAGGCCAGGGAAGGCGGCCTGGAACCGGAGCTGAGGCATGTGTCCAGCTCTGCCAACATCCTGGACCGCCCTGAGTTCGCCTTCGACATGGTGCGGGCCGGGCTGGCCATTTATGGCCTGGCGCCCGCCGACCATCTTGACCCCGCGGATTTCGGGCTGCGCCCGGCCCTGACTGTCACGGCTCCCGTTGTGCTCGTGAAGAAGGTTCCGGCCGGCACCGGCGTGAGCTACGAACACCAGGCCATCACCCACGAGGCAAGGTATCTGGGGCTGATCCCCCTCGGCTATGCGGACGGCATCCCGAAAGGCATCTCGGGGCGAAGCATTGTCCAACTGGGCGGCAGGCGGGTGCCCGTGATCGGCAAGGTGTGCATGGACCAGTTCATGGTGGACCTCGGCCCGGAAGCCTGCGGAGTTTCCGTCGGCGACACGGCCGTGCTGTTCGGCGATCCGGACACCGGTGCGGCGAGCGCGGACGAATGGGGCTCGGCCATCGGCAGCCACGGCGACGAAATCATCAACCGGATAGCGCCGCGGCTGCCCAGGGCCTACGAGTGCCCCGACTACCAGGATCCCGAAGTCAGCGTGCCGCATGTCGCCTGA
- a CDS encoding PucR family transcriptional regulator: protein MSPEAAAGAGTRAVTGRGTGAEPISAVTLEQFLEKLPPELTILHDGGNGSGLLRWVEPSELEDPTPYLLDGEFLLTAGLPFVGEASNQARVDAYVRRLVGAGVGALGFGLEPYFDAVPEALVKACIRHNLTLVEVPGTVPFAAIGLEFSQLLESDNAKVFRQLADINRQLMRAVLSARPEHELLAALAQRVPVWAVLVGADGRVRARAGTGVELPALQQILDRLLGGSGPRVEMDSFDIPGSVLVFGHPLRSTRDANLGALILGTDQPLTPSQNSVVSSAVGLLELLVRQRTSGSLAPSQLATALLLHPESLASGGTRHINGLRDLLAQSTSSTRSAPLRVVQGIKAEQGTWPAGDSPVRELLQWRRLFDTKLVEVTDYGFAAVTRLKVDDALASEVEKLGWRLVIGDATELAGLAGAYQRAASLRSRVQASGQSVRVDDVTWSVAGLLGRSAGTMLATRLLEPILAQEPDRISSQLSVLKAWLGENGNWDATAKVLGMHRNSVRRQINALGELLAMDLGSAQVRAELWIALQYVDGLEDGTAQTPQDR, encoded by the coding sequence ATGTCGCCTGAAGCTGCCGCGGGAGCGGGCACCAGAGCCGTAACGGGAAGAGGGACCGGCGCCGAGCCGATCAGCGCTGTCACGTTGGAGCAGTTCCTGGAAAAGTTGCCGCCGGAGTTGACGATCCTGCACGACGGCGGCAACGGTTCCGGCCTGCTGCGCTGGGTAGAGCCCAGCGAGCTGGAGGACCCCACGCCGTACCTGCTCGACGGCGAGTTCCTCCTCACGGCGGGGCTGCCGTTTGTGGGCGAGGCAAGCAACCAGGCCCGGGTTGACGCGTACGTGCGGCGTCTGGTGGGAGCCGGGGTGGGGGCCCTGGGCTTCGGGCTGGAACCCTACTTCGACGCAGTGCCGGAGGCACTGGTGAAGGCCTGCATCCGGCATAACCTGACGCTGGTTGAGGTGCCAGGCACTGTGCCGTTCGCTGCCATCGGGCTGGAATTTTCGCAGCTGCTCGAATCGGATAACGCCAAAGTCTTCAGGCAGCTGGCGGACATCAACCGGCAGCTGATGCGCGCAGTCCTCTCCGCCCGTCCCGAGCATGAACTCCTGGCCGCCCTGGCCCAGCGGGTTCCCGTGTGGGCAGTGCTGGTCGGCGCGGACGGAAGGGTCCGCGCCCGGGCGGGCACCGGCGTCGAACTTCCCGCCCTGCAGCAGATTCTCGACCGGCTGCTCGGCGGCAGCGGCCCCCGGGTGGAAATGGATTCGTTCGACATTCCCGGATCTGTCCTGGTGTTCGGGCACCCACTGCGCAGCACGCGGGACGCCAACCTCGGCGCTTTGATTCTCGGGACGGACCAGCCGCTGACGCCCTCGCAGAACAGCGTGGTCTCATCCGCCGTCGGGCTGCTGGAACTGCTGGTCCGGCAGCGGACCAGCGGATCCCTCGCGCCGAGCCAGCTGGCCACAGCGCTGCTGCTGCATCCGGAAAGCCTGGCCAGCGGCGGAACGCGGCACATCAACGGACTCAGGGACCTGCTGGCCCAAAGCACCTCCTCCACCCGTTCGGCGCCGCTTCGCGTGGTGCAGGGTATCAAGGCGGAGCAGGGCACGTGGCCGGCGGGCGACAGTCCCGTCCGGGAGCTGCTGCAGTGGCGGCGGCTGTTCGACACCAAACTCGTGGAGGTCACGGATTACGGGTTCGCTGCCGTCACCCGGCTGAAGGTTGATGATGCCCTGGCAAGCGAAGTCGAGAAGCTCGGCTGGCGCCTGGTCATCGGGGATGCCACCGAACTGGCGGGACTGGCGGGAGCGTACCAGCGCGCAGCGTCGCTGCGGTCCCGCGTCCAGGCAAGCGGACAAAGTGTGCGCGTGGATGACGTCACGTGGTCAGTCGCTGGGCTGTTGGGCCGCAGCGCCGGCACCATGCTTGCCACCCGGCTGCTGGAACCGATCCTGGCGCAGGAGCCTGACCGAATCAGCTCCCAACTCAGTGTCCTGAAAGCGTGGCTGGGCGAAAACGGCAACTGGGATGCCACTGCCAAAGTCCTGGGGATGCACAGGAACAGCGTGCGGCGCCAGATCAATGCATTGGGCGAGCTGCTTGCCATGGACCTTGGTTCCGCCCAAGTGCGGGCAGAGCTGTGGATTGCCCTGCAGTACGTGGACGGCCTGGAAGACGGGACGGCTCAAACGCCCCAGGACCGGTAG
- a CDS encoding carbon-nitrogen hydrolase family protein — MLLALMQANARVLDVDANCAALDAAAKAAAAKGAAVLVTPELFPVGYAPLRLRAEFDPAGLPAIRETLAGIARRHGIGLVYSLPSVTEGGSWHITSTLVDAAGVELLSYAKVHLFGDNERAAFSPAGAGPAVVDFNGFRTSMVICYDVEFPETVRAAALGGAELLLVPTALAHGFETVPQVLLRARALESQLTIAYANHSGTEDGCEFLGGSVIAGPDGSLLATAGPGAELLYAEVEPDAARKARDVVPYLRERRPELYRSWGV; from the coding sequence GTGCTGCTGGCCCTGATGCAGGCAAACGCCCGCGTACTCGACGTTGACGCAAACTGCGCCGCCCTGGATGCGGCTGCCAAGGCGGCCGCCGCGAAAGGCGCAGCCGTCCTGGTGACCCCAGAACTCTTCCCCGTTGGATACGCCCCGCTGAGGCTCCGCGCGGAATTCGACCCCGCCGGGCTTCCCGCCATCAGGGAGACGCTGGCAGGCATCGCGCGCCGCCACGGAATCGGACTGGTCTACAGCCTGCCGTCAGTGACGGAAGGGGGCAGCTGGCATATCACGTCCACGCTGGTGGACGCCGCGGGGGTTGAGCTTCTCAGCTACGCCAAGGTGCACCTCTTTGGTGATAACGAACGCGCGGCGTTCAGCCCCGCCGGGGCGGGTCCCGCCGTCGTCGATTTCAACGGGTTCCGGACATCCATGGTGATCTGCTACGACGTGGAATTTCCGGAAACGGTCAGGGCCGCCGCGCTGGGCGGAGCCGAGCTGCTCCTGGTGCCCACCGCACTGGCGCACGGTTTCGAGACGGTTCCCCAGGTCCTGCTCCGGGCCCGCGCGCTGGAAAGCCAGCTGACCATCGCCTATGCCAACCACTCGGGAACCGAGGACGGCTGCGAATTCCTCGGCGGCAGCGTCATTGCCGGACCGGATGGTTCGCTGCTAGCCACGGCGGGACCGGGAGCCGAACTCCTGTACGCGGAGGTGGAACCGGACGCCGCCCGGAAAGCCCGTGACGTGGTGCCCTACTTGCGGGAACGCCGCCCGGAGCTCTACCGGTCCTGGGGCGTTTGA
- a CDS encoding ROK family transcriptional regulator, producing the protein MSATPRSTRSKPKNPGSQSALRQLNQQRIIETLMSGPSTQAELARQTGLSTATVSNIVKIMQDAGLASTEPITSSGRRALNVRLNSNGAVAVGIDFGRRHLRVVLASLSYHVIAEESVLLPLGHQAEEGIRAAVGLLDKLLEQSGVDRTLVVGAGVGIPGPIDRRTGTVAQGAILPEWVGINILHHLEETLKIPVFVDNDANLGAWSEVTWGPHSGVSNLMFLKIGSGIGAGLILNGAPYYGTVGITGEIGHATIHEHGLVCRCGNRGCLETIASTTTMMELLGRGEDPPLTPADIVRKALARDSATLRVVDDAGLAVGRALGNVANLINPEVIVVGGPLAGLGDLLLDPIRRGLIRHAVPVIGETTTLTMSSLGDRAEALGAAALVFQHAGIRRA; encoded by the coding sequence ATGTCCGCCACACCGCGCTCGACGAGGAGCAAACCAAAAAATCCGGGATCCCAGTCAGCCCTCCGGCAACTGAACCAGCAACGGATCATCGAGACCCTCATGAGCGGTCCGTCCACCCAGGCCGAGCTTGCACGCCAGACCGGCCTCTCCACCGCCACGGTCTCCAATATCGTCAAAATCATGCAGGATGCGGGCCTGGCGTCCACCGAACCGATCACCAGTTCCGGACGCCGGGCACTCAACGTGCGGCTCAACAGCAACGGCGCGGTGGCCGTGGGAATCGACTTCGGGCGGCGGCATCTCCGCGTGGTCCTGGCCTCCTTGAGCTACCACGTGATCGCCGAGGAATCCGTCCTGCTGCCACTGGGCCACCAGGCCGAGGAAGGCATCCGGGCAGCCGTCGGACTACTGGACAAACTGCTGGAGCAAAGCGGCGTGGACCGGACCCTGGTGGTGGGCGCCGGCGTCGGAATTCCCGGCCCCATCGACCGCCGGACCGGCACCGTGGCGCAGGGCGCCATCCTCCCGGAATGGGTGGGAATCAACATCCTTCACCATCTGGAGGAAACCCTCAAAATACCTGTATTCGTTGACAACGACGCCAATCTTGGCGCTTGGTCCGAGGTTACGTGGGGGCCGCATTCAGGCGTGAGCAACCTGATGTTCCTCAAGATCGGATCGGGCATCGGCGCCGGCCTTATCCTCAACGGCGCGCCCTACTACGGCACCGTTGGTATTACCGGCGAAATCGGCCATGCAACTATCCACGAGCACGGACTCGTGTGCCGCTGCGGCAACCGTGGCTGCCTGGAAACCATTGCCTCCACCACCACCATGATGGAGCTGCTGGGCCGCGGGGAAGACCCACCCCTCACACCTGCGGACATCGTGCGCAAAGCCCTAGCGCGCGACTCCGCCACGCTCAGGGTGGTGGACGATGCAGGCCTGGCAGTTGGACGCGCCCTGGGCAACGTAGCGAACCTGATCAACCCTGAAGTCATCGTGGTGGGCGGTCCCCTTGCGGGCCTGGGCGACCTGCTGCTCGATCCCATTCGGCGGGGGCTTATCCGGCATGCAGTGCCGGTGATCGGCGAGACCACCACACTGACGATGTCCTCACTTGGGGACCGCGCAGAGGCTTTGGGAGCGGCCGCACTGGTGTTCCAGCATGCCGGGATCCGGCGTGCGTAG
- the mmsA gene encoding multiple monosaccharide ABC transporter ATP-binding protein, translating into MTSHTTHTDPVILEMRSITKEFPGVKALAEVSLRVKAGEIHAICGENGAGKSTLMKVLSGVYPYGSYDGDIVYQAEVQQFKDIRASEHAGIVIIHQELALIPELSIMENIFLGNEPTKRGVINWAEARQRSTELLARVGLRENPDTPIKEIGVGKQQLVEIAKALNKSVKILILDEPTAALNESDSQHLLDLMLGLKGKGITSIIISHKLNEIEQIADSITIIRDGKSIETLDVKADGVDEDRIIKGMVGRALESRFPDHTPKIGDVFFEVKNWNVAHPQIQDRMVCKNSNFFVRRGEIVGFAGLMGAGRTELARSVFGRSYGHFVSGHVYVDGKEVTLKSVHQAIDAGLGYVTEDRKSLGLNLLDDIKTTTVSANLEKISKRSVVDTNKEFAVAEQYRKSLRTKAPSVQEGVAKLSGGNQQKVVLAKWMFTDPELLILDEPTRGIDVGAKYEIYGIIQQLANQGKGVVVISSELPELLGLSDRIYTIFEGAITGVLDKEEASQESLMKLMTSARKTA; encoded by the coding sequence ATGACGTCCCACACCACGCACACTGACCCGGTCATCCTGGAGATGCGCTCAATTACCAAGGAATTTCCCGGCGTCAAGGCTTTGGCGGAAGTAAGCCTCCGGGTCAAGGCCGGCGAGATCCACGCAATCTGCGGCGAAAACGGCGCTGGCAAGTCCACGCTGATGAAGGTGCTTTCGGGCGTTTACCCGTACGGCAGCTACGACGGCGACATCGTGTACCAGGCCGAGGTCCAGCAGTTCAAGGACATCCGCGCCAGCGAGCACGCCGGCATTGTGATCATCCACCAGGAGCTGGCCCTGATCCCGGAACTGTCCATCATGGAGAACATCTTCCTGGGCAACGAACCGACCAAACGCGGCGTCATCAACTGGGCGGAGGCCCGGCAGCGGTCCACGGAGCTGCTGGCCCGGGTGGGACTCAGGGAAAACCCCGACACCCCCATCAAGGAGATCGGCGTCGGCAAGCAGCAGCTGGTGGAGATCGCCAAGGCGCTGAACAAGTCGGTCAAGATCCTCATTCTGGACGAGCCAACCGCAGCGCTGAACGAATCCGATTCCCAGCACCTCCTGGACCTGATGCTGGGCCTCAAGGGCAAAGGCATCACGTCGATCATCATTTCCCACAAGCTCAACGAGATCGAACAGATCGCCGATTCCATCACGATCATCCGGGACGGCAAATCGATCGAAACCCTCGATGTCAAGGCCGACGGCGTCGACGAGGACCGCATCATCAAGGGCATGGTGGGCCGGGCCCTGGAGTCCCGTTTCCCCGACCACACCCCCAAGATCGGCGACGTGTTCTTCGAGGTCAAGAACTGGAACGTGGCCCACCCGCAGATCCAGGACCGGATGGTCTGCAAGAACTCGAACTTCTTTGTGCGGCGCGGGGAGATTGTGGGATTCGCCGGACTGATGGGTGCCGGGCGTACCGAACTGGCCCGTTCCGTCTTCGGCCGGTCCTACGGCCACTTCGTCTCAGGCCACGTCTACGTGGACGGCAAGGAAGTGACACTCAAGAGTGTCCACCAGGCCATCGACGCCGGCCTCGGCTACGTAACGGAGGACCGGAAGTCGTTGGGACTGAACCTCCTCGACGACATCAAGACCACCACGGTCTCGGCCAACCTCGAGAAGATCAGCAAGCGCAGCGTGGTGGACACCAACAAGGAGTTCGCGGTCGCGGAGCAGTACCGGAAGTCCCTGCGGACCAAGGCCCCCTCGGTTCAGGAGGGGGTTGCCAAGCTCTCCGGCGGCAACCAGCAGAAGGTGGTCCTGGCCAAATGGATGTTCACCGATCCTGAACTGCTGATCCTGGACGAACCCACCCGCGGTATCGACGTCGGCGCCAAGTACGAGATTTACGGCATCATCCAGCAGCTCGCCAACCAAGGAAAGGGAGTCGTTGTGATTTCTTCCGAGCTCCCTGAACTGCTGGGGCTCTCGGACCGCATCTACACGATCTTCGAGGGCGCCATCACCGGGGTTCTCGATAAGGAGGAAGCCAGCCAGGAAAGCCTGATGAAGCTGATGACCTCTGCCCGAAAAACCGCCTGA
- the mmsB gene encoding multiple monosaccharide ABC transporter permease produces MNALKKLFGGDTRQFGMIFALVALIVLFQWLTGGITLTPGNVINLFNGNSYILILAIGMVLVIIAGHIDLSVGSVAAFVGMVVAIAMRDWDIPWFLAILLGLGLGALIGAWHGWWTAYVGIPAFIVTLAGMLIFRGAQQFVGQSNSIPVPREFQYIGAGYLPEIGPNTGFNNLTLLLGLAAVAFVVYSEVRRRRTAKALGAEVSETWVSVLRLVLICGGILYATYLFATGRPGTSFPIPGLILAVMVLIYGFVSSKTVVGRHVYAVGGNRHAAELSGVKSKKINFLVMMNMSIIAGLAGMIFVARSTSAGPSDGTGWELDAIAAVFIGGAAVTGGVGTVIGSIVGGLVMAVLNNGLQLLSVGADWQSMIKGLVLLVAVAIDVYNKSQGRASIIGLMMKNFNRPSGGPGTPLQPDETTSTKEVISREA; encoded by the coding sequence ATGAACGCGCTCAAGAAACTCTTCGGTGGCGACACCCGCCAGTTCGGCATGATCTTTGCCTTGGTGGCTCTGATAGTTCTCTTCCAGTGGCTCACAGGCGGCATCACGCTCACCCCGGGCAATGTCATCAACCTCTTCAACGGCAACTCCTACATCCTCATTCTCGCCATCGGCATGGTGCTGGTCATCATCGCCGGACACATTGACCTGTCGGTGGGCTCCGTGGCGGCGTTCGTGGGCATGGTGGTGGCCATCGCCATGCGGGACTGGGACATCCCCTGGTTCCTGGCGATCCTGCTCGGCCTGGGCCTGGGTGCCTTGATCGGAGCATGGCACGGCTGGTGGACGGCGTACGTCGGCATTCCGGCGTTCATCGTGACCCTGGCGGGCATGCTGATCTTCCGCGGGGCGCAACAGTTCGTTGGCCAGTCCAACTCTATTCCGGTCCCCCGGGAGTTCCAGTACATCGGCGCCGGCTACCTCCCCGAAATAGGACCGAACACCGGATTCAACAACCTCACGCTGCTCCTCGGACTCGCCGCCGTTGCGTTCGTTGTCTACAGCGAAGTCCGGCGCCGCCGCACGGCCAAGGCGCTCGGAGCGGAGGTTTCGGAAACCTGGGTCAGTGTCCTCAGGCTTGTCCTGATCTGCGGCGGGATTCTCTACGCCACCTACCTGTTTGCCACCGGCCGCCCGGGCACGTCCTTCCCGATTCCAGGCCTGATCCTCGCCGTGATGGTTCTGATCTACGGCTTCGTCTCTTCCAAGACGGTGGTGGGACGCCACGTTTACGCAGTGGGCGGCAACCGCCACGCCGCCGAGCTGTCCGGTGTGAAGTCAAAGAAGATCAACTTCCTGGTCATGATGAACATGTCCATCATCGCCGGGCTCGCTGGAATGATCTTCGTGGCCCGCTCAACCTCTGCAGGACCGTCTGACGGTACCGGCTGGGAGCTGGACGCCATCGCTGCTGTCTTCATCGGCGGCGCTGCCGTGACGGGCGGCGTGGGTACCGTCATCGGATCCATCGTCGGAGGCCTGGTCATGGCTGTGCTGAACAACGGCCTGCAGCTCCTCAGCGTCGGCGCCGACTGGCAGTCCATGATCAAGGGCCTGGTGCTGCTGGTGGCCGTTGCCATCGACGTCTACAACAAGTCGCAGGGCCGGGCATCGATCATCGGGCTGATGATGAAGAACTTCAACCGTCCGTCCGGCGGGCCAGGCACACCGCTGCAGCCGGATGAAACCACCTCCACCAAAGAAGTCATTTCCAGGGAAGCCTGA
- a CDS encoding substrate-binding domain-containing protein, with translation MRMIGKAGKAAAIAAIAALALTACGRAEPGTSSTTGGASGFAQDSAIGVALPKKTSENWVLAEKLFNDGLNSAGFKPTVQFANNGVAEQQNQISAMIAKGAKVIIVGALDGSQLGTQLQQAKDAGATIIAYDRLLLNTANVDYYVAYDNFKVGELQGQALLDGMKAKKPSGPYNIELLAGSPDDANAKVFFDGAMKVLKPKIDDGTLKVLSGQTTFEKAVTQDWKAENAQRRMDTLLTGSYGTASLDGVLSPNDTLARAVITSVKAAGKPLPVITGQDSEEESVKSILAGEQYSTINKDTRKLVEHAIVMVKDLQAGKTPEVNDDKSYNNTVKTVPAFLLPPVIVTAANVKTAYVDDPVLGPLTK, from the coding sequence ATGCGAATGATTGGTAAAGCAGGAAAGGCAGCAGCGATAGCTGCAATCGCAGCACTGGCGCTGACGGCCTGCGGACGGGCCGAACCCGGCACCTCCAGCACCACCGGTGGAGCCAGCGGCTTTGCACAGGACTCCGCCATCGGCGTCGCGCTTCCCAAGAAGACCAGCGAAAACTGGGTGCTGGCAGAGAAGCTGTTCAACGACGGACTCAACAGTGCCGGATTCAAGCCGACCGTCCAGTTCGCCAACAACGGTGTGGCTGAGCAGCAGAACCAGATCAGCGCCATGATCGCCAAGGGCGCCAAAGTGATCATCGTGGGTGCCCTCGACGGCTCCCAGCTGGGGACCCAGCTCCAGCAGGCCAAGGACGCAGGCGCCACCATCATCGCCTACGACCGGCTCCTGCTGAACACGGCAAACGTGGACTACTACGTGGCCTACGACAACTTCAAGGTGGGCGAGCTCCAGGGCCAGGCCCTCCTGGACGGCATGAAGGCCAAGAAGCCTTCCGGCCCGTACAACATTGAACTGCTGGCAGGCTCACCGGATGATGCCAACGCGAAGGTGTTCTTCGACGGCGCCATGAAGGTCCTCAAGCCGAAGATCGACGACGGCACGCTGAAGGTGCTCTCCGGCCAGACGACGTTTGAAAAGGCCGTCACGCAGGATTGGAAGGCTGAGAACGCCCAGCGCCGGATGGATACCCTCTTGACCGGTTCCTACGGCACGGCGTCGCTGGACGGTGTCCTTTCGCCGAACGACACGCTTGCCCGGGCAGTCATCACCTCCGTCAAGGCCGCCGGCAAGCCGCTTCCCGTCATCACTGGCCAGGACTCCGAGGAGGAATCGGTCAAGTCCATCCTTGCCGGCGAGCAGTACTCCACCATCAACAAGGACACCCGCAAGCTCGTTGAGCACGCGATCGTGATGGTCAAGGATCTCCAGGCAGGCAAGACGCCTGAGGTCAACGACGACAAGTCCTACAACAACACGGTGAAGACCGTACCCGCCTTCCTGCTGCCGCCGGTCATCGTGACCGCCGCCAACGTGAAGACGGCCTACGTGGACGATCCGGTACTGGGCCCGCTGACCAAGTAA